A genomic window from Emys orbicularis isolate rEmyOrb1 chromosome 24, rEmyOrb1.hap1, whole genome shotgun sequence includes:
- the C2CD4C gene encoding C2 calcium-dependent domain-containing protein 4C, whose product MWLLERIRGSVENGAARASDSGDKQSKGPLYGNVLTPDKIPDFFIPPKLTTVPPEAEGAEGKAKPNLGTSASEQNLSARKPPRSPRLPVKAASESKNLLKAASRHIIQIESADEWASEEDFSTNADPQAQTAMSLPYVPKAQTSYGFATLMESPHTRRKESLFHSEHGSLCQSQATSPSSQRKAVAGGGKVNGESARLTPSDIGMSLMNPYRYFSGGESDTCSSAESSPFSSPLLSRSVSLLKIFSQDSQAKVIKLKHSVARNSSLSTDDSSADTSPSSQRRMRCATPPAGAAGGAPPQSLLPLDSPDRLHKEHTIRLSKGGSMRLTAEYDAANARLRVRVIAAEQLFDKLCDARSINCCVSLCLNPGKVQKQRSTIIKNSRNPVFNEDFFFDCLGAGNVKKMALKVKVVNKGSSLKRDTLLGERELPLTSLLPFL is encoded by the coding sequence atgtggcTCTTGGAGAGGATCCGGGGCTCGGTGGAGAATGGCGCCGCCCGGGCCAGCGACTCAGGGGATAAGCAGTCCAAGGGCCCCCTGTACGGTAACGTGCTGACCCCCGATAAGATCCCAGATTTCTTCATCCCGCCCAAGCTCACCACCGTGCCGCCCGAGGCCGAGGGGGCGGAGGGGAAAGCCAAGCCCAACCTTGGTACCTCGGCCTCGGAGCAGAACCTGTCGGCCCGCAAGCCCCCGCGCAGTCCCCGCCTGCCGGTCAAGGCTGCCTCGGAGAGCAAGAACCTGCTGAAGGCCGCCAGCCGGCACATCATCCAGATCGAGAGCGCCGACGAGTGGGCCTCGGAGGAGGACTTCAGCACCAACGCCGACCCCCAGGCCCAGACGGCCATGTCCCTCCCCTATGTGCCCAAGGCCCAAACCTCCTATGGCTTTGCCACCCTCATGGAGAGCCCCCACACCCGGCGCAAGGAGTCCCTCTTCCACAGTGAGCACGGCAGCCTGTGCCAGTCGCAGGCGACCTCGCCCAGCTCCCAGCGCAAGGCGGTGGCCGGCGGGGGCAAGGTGAACGGGGAGAGCGCCCGCCTGACCCCCTCCGACATTGGCATGTCCCTCATGAACCCCTACCGCTACTTCAGCGGGGGGGAGAGCGACACCTGCTCCTCGGCCGAGTCCTCGCCCTTCAGCTCGCCGCTGCTCTCCCGCTCCGTCTCCCTGCTCAAAATCTTCAGCCAGGACAGCCAGGCGAAGGTCATCAAGCTCAAGCACTCGGTGGCCCGGAACAGCTCCCTCTCCACCGACGACAGCTCGGCCGACACCAGCCCCAGCTCGCAGCGGCGCATGCGGTGCGCCACCCCCCCagcgggggcggcggggggcgccCCGCCCCAGTCCCTCCTGCCTTTGGACTCGCCGGACCGCCTGCACAAGGAGCACACCATCCGGCTGAGCAAAGGCGGCAGCATGCGACTCACGGCCGAGTACGACGCCGCCAACGCCCGGCTGCGGGTGCGGGTCATCGCGGCCGAGCAGCTGTTCGACAAGCTGTGTGACGCGCGCTCCATCAACTGCTGTGTCTCCCTCTGCCTCAACCCGGGCAAGGTGCAGAAGCAGCGGAGCACCATCATCAAGAACAGCCGCAACCCCGTCTTCAACGAGGACTTCTTCTTTGACTGCCTGGGCGCCGGCAACGTCAAGAAGATGGCCCTCAAGGTCAAGGTGGTCAACAAGGGCAGCAGCC